One stretch of Zingiber officinale cultivar Zhangliang chromosome 6B, Zo_v1.1, whole genome shotgun sequence DNA includes these proteins:
- the LOC121990591 gene encoding membrane protein PM19L-like produces MANDQLKPIASLLLFLNFCMYLIVTAIGGWAINSAINRGFIIGPELQLPAHFTPVFFPIGNFATGFFVMFALIAGAVGAASAIAGFNHIRFWKYSSLQPAVSSAITAWLLTLLAMGLACKEIVLEGRNAKLRTMEAFLIILSVTELVYILVIHGGSSSPTEQERRTSYMI; encoded by the exons ATGGCCAACGATCAACTGAAGCCCATTGCCTCCCTCCTCCTATTCCTCAACTTCTGTATGTACCTCATCGTGACAGCCATTGGCGGCTGGGCCATCAACTCTGCCATCAATCGTGGCTTCATCATTG GTCCGGAACTGCAACTCCCGGCTCACTTCACGCCGGTTTTCTTCCCCATCGGCAACTTTGCCACTGGTTTCTTCGTCATGTTCGCTTTAATCGCAGGCGCCGTTGGGGCTGCCTCAGCAATTGCCGGATTCAATCACATCCGCTTCTGGAAATACAGCAGCTTGCAGCCTGCAGTTTCGTCTGCTATTACTGCATGGCTCCTCACTCTCCTCGCGATGGG TTTGGCCTGTAAGGAGATTGTTCTTGAGGGAAGGAATGCAAAACTG AGGACGATGGAGGCTTTCTTGATCATTCTATCAGTGACAGAGTTGGTATACATTCTTGTGATTCATGGGGGATCGTCATCTCCGACAGAGCAAGAAAGAAGGACAAGTTACATGATCTGA
- the LOC121990592 gene encoding ABC transporter B family member 11-like, with protein MGSVPFHKLFSFADARDVALMTAGTVGAVGSGLAMPLMTIVFGELINAFGSSDKDSIVREVSKVVVKFIYLGAGAAAASFLQVACWMVSGERQAARIRCLYLKAILRQEIEFFDNESTTGEVISRMSGGTILIQDAIGEKVGKFIQLCATLFGSFIVALTKGWLLSLVLMSSIPLIAAAGAAMSLVIFKSSNRAQKAYAQAGTVVEHTVGSIRTVVSFNGENQAIDSYKNLINKSYKAAVGQGTAAGFGMGVVMFILFCSYGLAVWYGAKLIIEKGYDGGTVFNVMIAITTGGMSLGQASPSLSAFASGQAAAYKMFETINQIPSIDVHDTSGILLEDIKGEVELRDVHFSYPSRPEQLIFDGFSLRISSGTTMALVGESGSGKSTVISLVERFYDPQIGEVLIDGVNLKKLKLKWIRQQIGLVSQEPVLFTTTIKENITYGKESATPEEILRALELANAAKFIGQMPNGLDTMVGEHGTQLSGGQKQRIAIARVILKNPKILLLDEATSALDAESERIVQDALETIMTNRTTIVVAHRLSTIKNVDKISVVSRGKLVEQGSHDELIMDPQSFYSQLVQLQHGNKHAKEAPTTFVAHAQKLSRSGSSELSIGRSSSKNSSLGRNSTSTRISTHFPVEPQDGSSTGYQIEEKNNHNSSHRQANIKRLAYLNKSEVPVLALGSVFAAIHGALFPVFGILISSVFNTFFEPPHELRKGSRFWALMYCLIGLIAFLVVPVQYYLFGVAGAKLIQRIRSLSFEKMVHQEIGWFDEPSNSSGQLGARLATDATTVRRLVGDTLAVMVQTIATIIVGIVIAMAANWKLALIILVLAPLLGLQEFFQQKFHRGFSGDAKAMYEEASQVASDAIASIRTVASFTAEEKCLAAYQAKCAIPVSRAQKHGMISGLGYGSSFLMMYCTYALCFYVGARFVRDGEANFSQVFKVFYALSLAALMVSISSTLLIDYSNAKDSAASIFAILDRESKIDSSSDEGAVIESVRGDIKLGNVSFSYPSRPHVKIFTDFCLSIPPGKTIALVGQSGCGKSTVIALLERFYDPDAGFILLDGVDIKKLNIRWLREQIGLVSQEPVLFNGTIRSNIAYGKQGPVAEDEIIAATEATGAHRFISGLPQGYDTNVGERGVQLSGGQKQRIAIARAILKDPKVLLLDEATSALDAESERVVQDALDRAMVGRTTVVIAHRLSAVRGADAIAVVQNGAVVERGRHEQLMGIEDGVYASLVALQTSPSSLTTA; from the exons atggGGAGTGTGCCCTTCCACAAGCTGTTTTCCTTCGCAGACGCGCGGGATGTCGCTCTCATGACGGCGGGGACGGTCGGCGCGGTGGGTAGCGGCTTGGCCATGCCGTTGATGACCATCGTCTTCGGAGAGCTCATCAACGCCTTCGGATCCTCTGACAAGGATTCCATCGTCCGTGAGGTATCCAAG GTGgttgtaaaatttatttatttaggcGCCGGAGCAGCTGCTGCATCCTTTCTTC AGGTGGCTTGCTGGATGGTTAGTGGAGAAAGGCAGGCAGCACGGATCCGTTGTTTATACTTGAAAGCAATACTCAGACAAGAAATTGAATTTTTTGATAATGAATCAACAACAGGAGAAGTGATAAGTAGAATGTCTGGAGGCACAATACTTATCCAAGATGCTATTGGTGAGAAG GTTGGCAAATTCATTCAGTTATGTGCAACCTTGTTTGGTAGCTTCATTGTTGCATTGACGAAAGGTTGGCTCCTGTCACTCGTCCTAATGTCAAGCATACCTCTTATAGCTGCTGCTGGAGCCGCCATGTCATTAGTTATTTTCAAATCTTCAAATCGTGCGCAGAAGGCATATGCCCAAGCTGGTACTGTGGTTGAACACACAGTTGGATCTATTAGAACA GTTGTGTCTTTTAATGGCGAGAATCAAGCAATTGATAGTTACAAGAATCTGATAAATAAATCATATAAAGCTGCTGTTGGTCAGGGGACTGCTGCTGGTTTTGGAATGGGTGTTGTTATGTTTATTCTTTTCTGTTCCTATGGTCTGGCTGTATGGTACGGTGCCAAGCTTATCATAGAAAAAGGTTATGACGGAGGAACTGTTTTCAATGTTATGATAGCTATCACTACAGGTGGAAT GTCTCTTGGCCAAGCATCACCATCCCTGTCCGCCTTTGCATCGGGCCAAGCTGCAGCATACAAAATGTTCGAGACAATCAACCAAATACCGAGTATCGATGTTCATGACACCAGTGGCATTTTATTGGAAGATATCAAGGGTGAGGTTGAACTCAGAGATGTTCACTTCAGCTATCCGTCGAGGCCTGAACAACTGATATTTGATGGTTTCTCCTTGCGTATTTCAAGTGGTACAACTATGGCTTTAGTAGGAGAGAGTGGCAGTGGAAAATCTACTGTGATCAGCTTAGTGGAGAGATTCTATGATCCGCAAATTGGCGAAGTACTTATAGATGGCGTCAACTTAAAAAAGCTGAAGCTTAAATGGATAAGACAACAAATTGGACTTGTTAGCCAAGAACCTGTCTTGTTTACCACCACTATTAAGGAAAACATCACGTACGGAAAGGAAAGCGCAACTCCTGAAGAGATTTTGAGAGCTCTGGAGCTTGCTAATGCTGCAAAGTTCATTGGGCAGATGCCAAAC GGGCTCGATACCATGGTTGGAGAACATGGAACACAACTCTCCGGTGGCCAAAAGCAGAGGATTGCAATTGCAAGGGTTATTCTGAAGAATCCCAAGATCCTGCTTCTTGATGAAGCGACAAGTGCATTAGATGCTGAGTCTGAGCGAATAGTTCAGGATGCACTAGAGACGATCATGACAAATAGGACCACGATTGTTGTCGCCCATCGTTTGAGCACCATCAAGAATGTTGATAAAATATCAGTCGTGTCTCGTGGAAAGTTGGTAGAACAAG GATCACATGATGAGTTGATCATGGACCCTCAAAGTTTTTACTCCCAACTAGTACAACTCCAACATGGTAATAAACATGCGAAAGAAGCTCCTACTACGTTCGTTGCCCATGCACAGAAGTTGAGTCGATCTGGCAGCAGTGAATTGTCTATCGGAAGATCTTCAAGTAAAAACTCATCACTTGGACGAAACAGCACCTCTACCAGAATATCCACTCATTTTCCCGTTGAACCCCAAGATGGAAGTTCAACAGGATATCAAATCGAAGAGAAGAACAATCATAACAGCAGTCACAGACAAGCAAATATTAAAAGACTGGCATACCTAAACAAGTCGGAAGTACCTGTGCTTGCTTTGGGATCCGTTTTTGCTGCAATACATGGGGCGCTATTCCCTGTTTTTGGGATTCTAATTTCGAGCGTGTTTAATACGTTCTTTGAACCACCACATGAACTTCGTAAAGGCTCAAGGTTTTGGGCACTGATGTACTGTCTTATAGGGCTAATCGCTTTTCTTGTGGTGCCAGTGCAGTACTATTTATTTGGAGTGGCCGGTGCCAAGCTGATCCAGCGTATAAGATCCCTTTCATTTGAAAAGATGGTGCACCAAGAAATCGGTTGGTTTGATGAGCCGTCTAATAGTAG TGGACAACTAGGTGCGAGGTTAGCAACAGATGCTACGACCGTGCGCAGGCTTGTGGGAGATACTTTGGCCGTTATGGTTCAGACTATCGCAACAATTATTGTGGGAATCGTGATAGCAATGGCGGCAAACTGGAAACTGGCACTAATAATACTTGTACTAGCACCTTTACTAGGCCTACAAGAATTTTTTCAACAGAAGTTCCATCGTGGTTTCAGTGGAGATGCTAAG GCAATGTACGAAGAAGCAAGCCAAGTGGCAAGTGATGCAATTGCCAGCATCCGCACCGTAGCCTCTTTCACAGCGGAGGAGAAATGCTTGGCTGCTTACCAAGCAAAATGTGCAATCCCAGTGAGTCGAGCACAAAAGCATGGAATGATAAGCGGCTTGGGTTATGGATCTTCATTTCTAATGATGTATTGCACATATGCCCTCTGTTTTTATGTCGGAGCTCGTTTTGTTCGCGATGGAGAGGCAAATTTCTCCCAAGTATTCAAG GTGTTCTATGCTTTATCCTTGGCAGCTCTCATGGTTTCCATTTCGAGCACCCTTCTCATTGACTATTCCAATGCCAAGGATTCAGCTGCCTCCATATTCGCCATCCTAGATCGCGAATCTAAAATTGATTCTAGCTCCGATGAGGGAGCTGTGATTGAAAGTGTTAGAGGAGATATCAAGCTTGGAAACGTCAGCTTCAGTTATCCATCTCGCCCGCATGTGAAGATCTTCACTGACTTTTGCCTGAGCATACCTCCCGGAAAG ACTATTGCACTTGTCGGACAGAGCGGTTGCGGAAAGTCCACAGTCATTGCTCTTCTTGAGAGATTCTACGATCCTGATGCAGGCTTTATATTGTTGGACGGAGTAGACATCAAGAAGTTGAACATTCGTTGGCTGAGGGAGCAGATTGGGTTGGTGAGCCAAGAACCCGTGCTGTTCAATGGTACCATACGTTCCAACATAGCTTACGGCAAGCAAGGGCCAGTAGCGGAGGATGAGATCATAGCCGCCACCGAAGCTACCGGAGCTCATCGCTTCATCTCTGGCCTTCCTCAAGGATACGACACCAACGTCGGTGAGCGAGGTGTGCAGCTCTCAGGTGGACAAAAGCAACGGATAGCCATTGCGAGGGCCATCCTTAAGGATCCTAAAGTGTTGCTACTTGACGAAGCGACGAGTGCGTTGGATGCCGAGTCGGAGAGAGTGGTGCAAGATGCACTTGATCGAGCCATGGTTGGGAGAACGACGGTAGTCATTGCGCACCGGCTTTCTGCTGTTAGAGGAGCCGATGCGATTGCGGTGGTCCAGAATGGCGCCGTGGTTGAGCGAGGACGACATGAACAATTGATGGGGATTGAGGATGGCGTGTATGCTTCTCTTGTTGCACTGCAAACAAGTCCGTCGTCACTGACAACAGCATAA